Within the Erigeron canadensis isolate Cc75 chromosome 6, C_canadensis_v1, whole genome shotgun sequence genome, the region GTAACACCCtgctttataaaaatgtgaatttcaaaaGATTTTCAGCTTTAAACATAACACCGTTAGCAAAATGCGGAAGCGACGTTTAAAAATCCCATTTGATTCCTAAtggaatcaataaaacataataaatgtctcAAAAGGTGTTACCGACAAGTATCATCACAATAATTCAAATGAAACCCACAATCTGAACCAACAAAGTAACGGCCAAATGGCTGAATAAAGTCTACTTAAATAaatgcaactatgggtaactaaagccaaCATCCATAAGCTCCGGTAAAAGCTACCCATCTCACAAGAATGCTACCAAGTCGCAAATCAATGCCTAACCTGAGAgcacaacacatttttcacaaaaacaagtgtcagctattaaagctgagtaagataacaggttagtttaatgaaaaggattgccaattaaatCAATTCATAAAACAACTCATGCATATATAAAGGCACAACAACAATATCAACACAATCTGCATAGTAGGTATATCAAATCCTATAATGTGCCTAGTAATCCTCCATATGAACTCTAGCTACTTAACTGCACAAGCAACACAATCAGCGTAAAGGTTATGCCAAATAAAATCTGCACAAATAAGTTGTATGAGGCGGCCACATGACCAAATAggaaacctcacacccgactagatgggtagaccttacggggtccatcattgtcgttatggataggcataaccaaatccatgagtagCCCGTTACTACACTGGTGTTCAATCACTTCACCCGGAGTTACTCTATCAACGCTAATTGGGTCAAACGGGAAACATGTACAGTGCCCCCGAATGCTCAACGCATCACAACTAGCCTAAATAGGCTAAttgtgggttaagcttaactctttCAACACAATGCTCGAGACTTATCTACACAAATAGGTTGCAACAAAATCTACTCATCAACACTAGGGCCCTTATCGTGCAcatgacatggcaacttaaatcaTGTCTAGTGTTCTATGTCAACAAGTCCacacaaaatattcacaactcaTACGACAAGCTACAAAAGTAAATCATGCAACAAACATCTCATTACTACATAAACATGCATGAATAATACCCCAGCCAACCTCCCTCATATATCCCACACCcaacatatgcatgagataATTTAAGCAACATAAAATGGGGTTTAACTATCAACACTGAGTTTTGTTGTGTCTCTCATGTGttaaaagtaagttatcttacctttgCGCTTCACAAccacaaataataatagtttaccAAGCTTGTTATGTATTCCCAACAACCTATAGAGGACCAATAATtagaataaatcaataaaagaataaacatttAAAATTACTAACTCTTGAATCCCACAACCATacacttattttcttttacattattATTGCTTACGCTTATCTAATAAAAGTCGAACAGAATAATCCAATCTAGTCTAATCGACCTAGGCACAATAACAATGTGAAAATAACATTCTGCAtagctcttttctttttttgactACACATGGAATAACAACAATTATTCTTTTTACAAAAAGAGTTATTtgatgttaaaagaaaataaataatgaccCATATTACAAGCTGCATTCTTTCTCTGGTACAAGTCAATAACAATACCAAGACATTCTGCTTAATTTTGTTTCGAAAAGtatcaatacaaatatatatatatatatatatatatatatatatatatatatatatatgaactagtTCACTCATAAAAGAaggtaatcaaaaaacaacaATCTTGACTTATATGATGGTGGTCCACAAGTAATTGAAACACAATTATATAATGTATGTACATATATGCATCTCGTTTGATGCTATagaaaaataacacaaaacAACAAATATGACTTTTTTTCCTTACATTATGGACCACAATTTATGAAAACATCATATTAAAATTTACTTCATGATTTCGTTTTCTATACATAAATCGGTGGTCAATTCATTGACTAACAAAACCAATGATACAATCATCTATATAGTATTTATCTAAAAGTAGATATGTGTCTAGTTTACAGATAATGAACAACAAGAAAGCTCAAATCGAATCCTTACTTCTTTTTGATATAAACGGCCGCCCAAACACACAGATGAGAAGTAACCCGACTCTCGTATTTTCTTTCTTGCGACTATTCAAGagttaaaacataatatatattttctttttatatcgaTAGGTAAGGCACAAGAAAATAATTAGGGTGACTTTTAGGTTTCCTTAATCGACACTTAACACCCTCCTAATTTTATTAACCAATACCAACTTCAAGTAACTTCATATAATAGTCTCTAACAATTATTCGACACTACTAGGGAATACATAACACCATAACAAGCATCAGCGGTAAACATTTATCAACAATTTTAGTCACACTAAATGGAAACACCTACTCAAACTTATCCACATAACACATAATAATTGACACCTTAATTATCTACATAAGTATATAACGTTATTTAACGACAGTCAACATTGACTAACGGTCAAAGTTAATCCATATGGAATAAAagagtttgggatgttacaattacctcctTCTTGAAAGGATTCTGTCCCCAGAATCTACTCTGCAACAAATAAATGCGGGTAACGATCCCTCATCACTGCTTCAGTCTCCCACGTCAAGATCTCTCCTTTATTATGTGTCCACTTAATCAACATAAGATCAATTATCTTCCTAAGAAGCTTCTTTTGTTTTCGGCCAAGAATCTCAAAAGGTTCATCCACCATCTTCTTCTTTGGATCAATGTTAATGTCTTCCAAAGGAAATACACTCATCTCCTCCGCTAAACACTTTCTCAAATAACACACATGGAAAGTGTTATGAATACCATCTAACTCGGGAGGAAGATCCAATCTATAGGCTTGTTGATTAACCTGCTCCAAAATTTTAAATGGTCCAATAAAACGAGGACTCAACTTACGACGCTTACCAAAACAAATGATACCCTTCCAAGGCAACACTTTCAACATAACCATATCACCAACCTTGAACTCCATAGGCCGTCTCTTTTGATCTGCATAAGTCTTTTGACGATCTCTTGCCACCTTAAGCGCTTCTTTAGCAATATTCACTTTATCATCAGTTATCTGAACGATTTCCGGCCCAACAAACTGCTTTTCACCAGATTCTAACCAACAACTAGGAGTCCTATATTTCCGCCCATACAACATCTCAAATGGCGGCATTCCAATACTCGAtatgataactattattataagcAAACTCTATCAAAGGCAAATGGCCATCCCAAGCACCACCATACTCAATCACACAAGCTCTCAACATATCCTCTAACGTCTGAATGGTCCTCTCACTCTGTCCATCAGTCTGAGGATGATAAGCGGTACTCAAATGAATTCTAGTACCCAACTCTTGATGCAATCCCCTCCAAAAGTTAGAATTAAATCGTCTGTCTCGATCTGAGACAATAGATAAAGGAACTCCATGCTTCGACACAATCTCATCCACATATAACTCAGCTAAATTATTAAGCGGTGCTGTCTCACGTGTAGCTAAGAAATGAGCACTCTTGGTCAATCTATCCACTAtgacccatatcatatcattaccTTTAGGTGTCTTCGGTAATTTTGTgataaaatccatggtaatgTGATCCCACTTCCACTCT harbors:
- the LOC122604629 gene encoding uncharacterized protein LOC122604629, with product MLYGRKYRTPSCWLESGEKQFVGPEIVQITDDKVNIAKEALKVARDRQKTYADQKRRPMEFKVGDMVMLKVLPWKGIICFGKRRKLSPRFIGPFKILEQVNQQAYRLDLPPELDGIHNTFHVCYLRKCLAEEMSVFPLEDINIDPKKKMVDEPFEILGRKQKKLLRKIIDLMLIKWTHNKGEILTWETEAVMRDRYPHLFVAE